A genomic segment from Gorilla gorilla gorilla isolate KB3781 chromosome 3, NHGRI_mGorGor1-v2.1_pri, whole genome shotgun sequence encodes:
- the CPLX1 gene encoding complexin-1 isoform X1, which translates to MEFVMKQALGGATKDMGKMLGGDEEKDPDAAKKEEERQEALRQAEEERKAKYAKMEAEREAMRQGIRDKYGIKKKEEREAEAQAAMEANSEGSLTRPKKAIPPGCGDEVEEEDESILDTVIKYLPGPLQDMLKK; encoded by the exons GGGCCACCAAGGACATGGGGAAGATGCTCGGGGGTGACGAGGAGAAGGACCCAGATGCCGCCAAGAAGGAGGAGGAGCGGCAGGAGGCGCTGCGCCAGGCGGAGGAGGAGCGCAAGGCCAAGTACGCCAAGATGGAGGCCGAGCGCGAGGCCATGCGCCAGGGCATCCGAGACAAG TACGGCATCAAGAAGAAGGAGGAGCGCGAGGCCGAGGCCCAGGCCGCCATGGAGGCCAACTCCGAGGGGAGCTTGACGCGGCCCAAGAAGGCCATCCCGCCGGGCTGCGGGGACGAGGTCGAGGAGGAGGACGAGAGCATCCTGGACACCGTCATCAAGTACCTGCCCGGGCCGCTGCAGGACATGCTCAAGAAGTAG
- the CPLX1 gene encoding complexin-1 isoform X2, translating into MGKMLGGDEEKDPDAAKKEEERQEALRQAEEERKAKYAKMEAEREAMRQGIRDKYGIKKKEEREAEAQAAMEANSEGSLTRPKKAIPPGCGDEVEEEDESILDTVIKYLPGPLQDMLKK; encoded by the exons ATGGGGAAGATGCTCGGGGGTGACGAGGAGAAGGACCCAGATGCCGCCAAGAAGGAGGAGGAGCGGCAGGAGGCGCTGCGCCAGGCGGAGGAGGAGCGCAAGGCCAAGTACGCCAAGATGGAGGCCGAGCGCGAGGCCATGCGCCAGGGCATCCGAGACAAG TACGGCATCAAGAAGAAGGAGGAGCGCGAGGCCGAGGCCCAGGCCGCCATGGAGGCCAACTCCGAGGGGAGCTTGACGCGGCCCAAGAAGGCCATCCCGCCGGGCTGCGGGGACGAGGTCGAGGAGGAGGACGAGAGCATCCTGGACACCGTCATCAAGTACCTGCCCGGGCCGCTGCAGGACATGCTCAAGAAGTAG